The DNA segment TCTTTTCCGAGGGTTCCCTCGCCAGGGAAGGGAGGAGAGGCGAAGCAGGGGGAGAAGAAGGAGTACCCGCCGGATTCCACCCTCCCGGACATCAAGAACGGGATCTACTGCACGGACGAGTTCCGGATGTACACCTTCAAGGTGAAGCCCTGCTCGCGGGCCTACTCCCACGACTGGACCGAATGCCCCTTCGTCCACCCCGGCGAGAACGCCCGCCGCCGCGATCCGAGGAAGTTCCTCTACAGCTGCGTCCCTTGCCCCGAATTCCGCAAGGGGTCGTGCCGCAACGGCGATGCCTGCGAGTATGCCCACGGCGTGTTCGAGAGCTGGCTCCACCCGGCCCAATACCGCACCCGCCTCTGCAAGGACGAGGTCGGATGCAACCGTCGCGTCTGCTTCTTCGCCCACAAGCCGGAGGAGCTGCGCACCGTGAACCCGATGGCAGCGTCCGTCACCGGGATGGTGACCCCGTCGCTCGGTCTGTCATCGCCACGCCTTTCACCTCTTGATATGGCCACGGCTTTGCTGCTgatgcagcagcaacagcagcctgGGTCGCCTATGTCGCCATCGGCTTTGTCGAGTTCGGCAGCTGCGGCGGCGTGGATGAGCCAGCACGGCAGTGCAACGCCGCCTCCATCGTTGCAGCTGGCGAGCAGCAGGCTCAAGGCGTCGCTTAGTGCTCGGGATATGGAATTTAACCTCGATATGCTCGGATTGGAAGGGTACCAGCATAAGCTGATCGATAACATCTCGGCCTCTCCTCGGGCCAACTGGGGGAAGAACAGCTTGGTCGCTGCTGCTTCAGGCACAAGGTCGTCAGAATTTACCGACCCACTGGGACCTCTGAATCCATCGTTGCTAGCTCAATTTCAGGGGCTTTCTATGAAGCAAACGGTGCCTCAGTTCCAATCTCCCACTGGAATCCACATGCCTCAGTTATCAGGGTACGGAGGCAACCTGCCTTCTTCCCCTCCGACGGCTGTAACACCAATACTGGGGGGGCCTGACCATTCCATGGCCAAGGCGATCATGAATTCAAGAGCAGCCACCTTTGCAAAACGCAGCCAGAGCTTCTGTGATCGTGGGGCGGCAGCCGGTCGCCAATCCACACTCTTTGCTACAACAAACGCTGCAGTGGCAACAGAGTCGGCACTGTCCGACTGGGGCTCGCCGGATGGTAAATTGGATTGGGGTGTTCGAGGAGAAGAGCTGAACAAGCTGAGAAAGTCTGCATCTTTTGACTTCCGCGACAAACGTAACACTAGTGGAGCGTTATCTACTGCATCTGCAGCTCTGGACTTGGATGAGTCTGATGTGTCTTGGGTGCAATCTCTTGTGAAGGATGGCCCGGTTCCATTAGGAGGGCGGATTGACATGGGCAAGCAGCAAAACGAGCACCAAACTAATGGTGAGGGTGACTTCTACTGTCCTGAGATGTTCTCTGCAGGAACCAAACAGGAGAAGCTAATGGCATAGAGGATGCCCTGGCTGCTGATAACTTGCTTGATCTGACCTGTTCTTTCCTCAAAATTATATTTGTTCACTTCATATCATTTTTAGGAGGGCTTGCTCATGAAGAAGATGGGAAGCCCAAGGTGCAAGTTCTTTCATTCATAGATTACTAAGAAGATGGATATAAACATAGATGGTAATTAGGTTTTACAAAGGTATAAGCTTTTTATTCTTGTCAGGGTTGTATTCTTCAGTTATATCAAATGCTTTTTGTGTTAACACTTGACATAAATTTGCATCTTGTCTTCCCCCATTCATCTGTTCTGTGAACCAGATGAGTTTTGTGAGATTATTGGAATGAGCAACAGCTTCCACTTGACATCTCTTGAGACATGATTGTAAGCTGAGAAGATATACTTTAAGGTAGCCACAACTTTTGCTGACTAGTTGTGCATTGTCTCTTTTTCTTCATGGTGCTGTCCCCCACCACCACTTTTGTCCCCATACTTGATTACCCTTAAAGTGGCTTTGGTGGGTATCTTCCACCACCTCCTCTCATTGTTAGTTTGGTAAGATTGCCTTTTACATGGAGTACTTTGTTTGGCTTTTGGGAATTCATTCTTTCACAAGAAAGTTGTTTGTTGATGATTATTTCTTCTGTTGCTTAAATTTGGTTAGCTAGTCAATTGTTAGCTCTCATCTTTGTAGGCAACACTTGTTGCCTACATCCAAATTGGGGTTTGAGTGAGCTTGCAATGCTTCAGAAATGCCATTTCTCTTGAAACAATCTTTGCAATCAACTTAATGCAACACTTTTAAAGCCATCTTCTGAATTCATGATGGAAAGCTTTGGATTATCTTTTGTCATAATAGATAGATAATTCTGGATAAGCAATTGTTGTGTTTGGAGAACCCTACTGCAAGCCTTTCCTAGTATGATTTTGGCACATTGTAATACAATAATAATCTACTAGGTTGAATAAAAATAGGTATGTGGCATTAAAGGAATTCAGGTTCTAGAAACAGCTATGTTTTCTTTAATCCAGTGGTGGGTGCTTTTGACCATATGGTGGCCTATCTTCCTCTCACCTTGGATTTTTTTGGTGTCTGTGTAATGGGGGTACAGTTTGATGCACAGTGACATGCAATGTTGCaagcaaaagtaaaaaaaaaaaaaaggaagaaagcttGAAGGATATGGATTTGGACTTGGTGGAAAGAAGATTATTTAATAAGATGATTCAGTCTCCATTAAGACAAAATGTCTCAGATCTTATTCTTGTGATCAATGTTTATTTCTTAAGATCGAcctttcttttatttgttttcacaccaaataagaggaaaagaaaaaagaacttatCGTTTTGACAATCTAAAGATTTCCTACTTACAAAGCAAGCCCTACCCATTGGATGCTTGAGTTTCACTCTAAGAAGTTGTTCTAATATCAATTCTAAAATCATTAAACCATGTGGAATCAAATCACAAGAAAAGATCTATGTAGGGGAATCGAATAACGAGAAAAGATCTATGTAGTCGATTCCAGATATTTATTTAGGTACAACATCAATTCAAATGGATGAAATCTACTCACTTTGATGAAAAGCAAGCTACCACATATGGCATCATCTTATAATTGATTGTGAGAAAACACAGAGCATGTGAAAACAAACATGAACATGAATCTTCACAAAACTATGAATTCTCGCACCTTGATCTGTGACCTCAAAAGAAGAATGCTGCTCCAAGTAGAACCACAAGATGAAGATGCACCAAGTGGTTGATTTCAAATAGTTCATGAAGGTCCTGTTAGCAAACAAAGAAGCTGCCTAGCTTAATCCTACAGAATCTGCAAGAGAGATCCTTCAAGCTGCAGCAGCCTGGTTGCTGATGTAGAACCACAAAACCACTTCTATTCAGGTTTTTGTGTCTGACACAACACAGCCAACTGTTTCCAGGAACTAAAAACAAATCATCTTTGGCAGCATGTCAAACAAGCAGTCAATCAACCAATCAACACATCATCTAATGGGGTTTCACAGGATCCAAATTGGTTTGCGTTGCCTTCGTATTTTGATGAGATCCAGAGTGCACTCCGGTTTCAAACACATCAGCCATGtacaaagaacaagaaaaatcaagtCTATTGCAGATGAAGCTCAAAATGTTACCATAATTGCACGTCTTTGTATCACCAACATGGTACACAACTCGATCAGCTCCCTCCCTAAGAAAGCAATCAATTGTAGACATTAACTTCTTCCTATAGTTACTACATAAGCTTCATTAGCAATAAGATGATATCTTGAGCTTATTAAATCAACATAAATCTTATAGATCTGCAACCAGTGAcacatcagaaaaaaaaaaaccctacaCTCTCTCGATCTGGATGGTCACATGACTGATGTTATACTCCCTCTTGATGTATCCTATCACCTGATCAAGCACGAGATCAGCATCTGAGTCACGAGTAATCGTGACATGGCATGCGAGGAGGACCTTCCCAACAGTGATTGCCCATATATGAAGCTCGTGAACGGCAACAACACCATCCATCTCACAGAGCCCTTTCTCGAGCTTGGTGGCATTGATCTCTCGTGGTGTGCTCTCCATGAGGACCTCCAGAATGTCTCTCAGCATTTTGATTGTAGTCAACAGCACCACGACAGAAAAGATTAGTGTGCATATCAGATCGATAATCTTCCACTCAGGTTTGTACCATATGATGGCCCCTCCAACCATGACTCCTATGCTCTGAATGGAGTCTCCAAGAACATGCAGATAAGCACTGTGGACATTAATGTTGCGCGGCTGCTTCCTAACTCCAGAGTTTTCAACCAGAGAATGGTCAGAATGCCTTAAAAGTGGAACATGCTCATCCTTGATCTTCTCCTCgcttgcatgatgatgatgatgggttGTGACAGTAATGCCATGACCATGGCCGTGATCATCATCATGCTGAGAGTGGTCACGGTCAGCCTTCTTGTGGCTATGACTATGTCCACCATGCGCATGGCTGTGTGCACCATGTCCATGCTCATGACCCAGCATGACAGCCATTATAATGTTGACCAACAAGCCAAATGCTGCAACAGCAAACATCAGTTTGCCTTGGACCTCACCGTTGTCATGTATAATTCTAACAATAGCTTCATAGACCAGTATTCCAGCCAGGAGCCATATCAATTGAATAGAGACCAATGCTCCAAGAATCTCCACCCGGAAAAACCCATATGACTGCTGTGGTGTTGCCTCCCATCCAGATGCCCAAAGTGAGAATAAGGAGATAGCAAAAGCAGCAACATCTGAAAGGAGATGAGCAGCATCTGTTAAGATTGCAAGACTATTTGCTGCAATACCTCCAGCCACTTCCACACTCATGAATATGAAGCAAAGGATTACGGCCATTAAAAGTTTCCTCATAGATGCAGATCTCTCTTTGGCATCTTTTGAACTGGTCCTAATGTCGGAGAAATCGCAAGATGCACCCCCGCAGATCTTGTTCCCACCTAAGCCAGAAACACCAGGAGGTACTTCCATATCTACTTCAATAAGTTGAGCCGCTTCAGAGTTCTGAGAGTCCATCTGAAATTGCAAATGACATGTCTATAAGGTATCCAATGTTCTATCGGAAAACATGAGCATATTATTCTTAGCACTAGCAAAGAATGTCGTACTTTGCAGAAAACATTTTTGCCATACAGCATAAGTAAAACTAAAGTTTTCATCATGGCAAACACAACATGAAGAATCATAAGAAAGTAGATGATTTGAGATAGTAGTCAAACCGAAAGGCAGCAACCATTCAAGATATTAATTGCATCATTAGAATATGACAATAGAAATTGCTGGAAATATTACAATAAGTATCCAAGATTGAGTATCAAAACATAGCAAGTCAATAGAAGATAGTTATGTTGGGAAAAAGAAATTATCACAAGGAAAATGACCAACGCACCATTGAAAACTACAAGCAGCATAAGGTAATTGAAAAAGGAAGAATGGAGCTTGCTGTCGAGAGAGTTCAATTCCGTTGGCAATCCATTGTTCCTTTTAAAGAATTTCAGCCTTCTCACGATCCATTGGCAGGAAAAGAAGTTAGATTCTCCTGCCAAACTTCACTTTGATGCTAATGTCATAAAATATTAAGCATTGGCAGGAAAAGAAGCTAGATTCTCCTGCCAAATTTCACTTTGATGCTAAGGTCATAAAATATTAAGCATATCTTTGCTCAATATTCTAAATTTATATATCAGGAATTTGCAATGACTGTGTTCTCAAAACAAACTAAACCCTCCATTGATGACCATAACCTGGATTGATTTGTCTTGCAGGGTAAAAGAATTCCTAAATTGCATTATAAAGACAAAAGTACAGATATGTACGTAGTTCCACAGAAAGGAGAACCTGAGGGTCACAGCAAAGGTGTTAGGTATTTTTGACAAGTAAAACTCATCACAGTAATTTCTAAATGCTCAAGCTATGTTTTGGTCCATTTAAATGCCCAAGCTTAACGTTGTTACTTGTTCACTCAACTCACTCCTCTGACTAATTTTAGTGACCAGAACAAATGCCACTGTGAAGTGTCTTTGACTGGCAGCCCACCTAAAGGTTTCTCCAAAAAATGTCATATTTTCTTCAAGAAAATTTGTGGTGTAGTACCGTAAACAGCCAAAAACTATAATTGTACTTTGGCAACAGATGCTACTGACAAGCCAATAAGAAATAGTCTTCATGAGAATATTCATCTCTGGGGATTTTCTTAAAGCTGGATTTTTCAAGTGCAAGTGGCATGCGAGGACAAATGCTGGAAAGAAGACAACGAACTTAAAACCTTCCTTTGACTGAATTTTAGTAGATACAACATAAATTAATTAGCATGGAATGTGATAAGGGTTGATCATATAGAACAACCATGGCATGGTCATTGAGGTTAGATTCTGAAAGATTTGTGAAGATTCCAGAGCTTAAGAAAAGGAGTATATGATGGTCCACATTGGTGTCTGTTTACTCCTTTTGCTCATAAAAGAATGAGATTTTGGCTTCTTGCAGTATCAAGGAACCTTAAAGTGTAATGTTAGCTAATCCTCAACAAAACTTGGTAGTCTACAAATTTAAGCATGTATAATTAGTGGCTATTTGTAAGATCAATGTCTTTAAGTATGGGCTATTTCTTTACTGAGGTTGAGCTATTCTATTCTTGTATTATAATGAGCTGCCACACAAGTATATATTTTCTAACAGCACAAAGTACTTAGCTCGTAGAGGAAACTTCATATTATCTTTAACCAGTTTATTGGCAGGCTATGATCTTGCACAAGCAAACACAAACTGACACAATAAACGTTCCAAATCAAGTAAACTATTAGATAAAATATGGCTAACAGAACCACACAAGAGGTAAATGCATTAGATGAAAGGTATATCAGACAATATTTACTGCACAGAGCCACAAAAGAGAGGGCATTCATTTGTTGATAGGAGAGCATTCTGAATACTCTCTAGAGACCATCTTATATCTTTATCTCCTCAGTCAATCACCCAACAAAGGAGGCCTTTCTGAATACTCTCTAGAGATCAAAAACCCAAAATGTTTTTAGCAGCAATGCAGCAACTCTGGTCAACCCAA comes from the Musa acuminata AAA Group cultivar baxijiao chromosome BXJ1-10, Cavendish_Baxijiao_AAA, whole genome shotgun sequence genome and includes:
- the LOC103969018 gene encoding zinc finger CCCH domain-containing protein 33, producing MSGGVTETQAPAAAELLLELAASDDLPAFRRAVEDDGHPLDAAAPWYCRRSGGRGMGLQQRTPLMVAALHGSTAVLEYVLAACPSEVLRCSSSDAATALHCAASGGATSSPTAVELLLAASADVDALDAAGNRPSDVIARQIPAPVARSLEVTLKAPSFPRVPSPGKGGEAKQGEKKEYPPDSTLPDIKNGIYCTDEFRMYTFKVKPCSRAYSHDWTECPFVHPGENARRRDPRKFLYSCVPCPEFRKGSCRNGDACEYAHGVFESWLHPAQYRTRLCKDEVGCNRRVCFFAHKPEELRTVNPMAASVTGMVTPSLGLSSPRLSPLDMATALLLMQQQQQPGSPMSPSALSSSAAAAAWMSQHGSATPPPSLQLASSRLKASLSARDMEFNLDMLGLEGYQHKLIDNISASPRANWGKNSLVAAASGTRSSEFTDPLGPLNPSLLAQFQGLSMKQTVPQFQSPTGIHMPQLSGYGGNLPSSPPTAVTPILGGPDHSMAKAIMNSRAATFAKRSQSFCDRGAAAGRQSTLFATTNAAVATESALSDWGSPDGKLDWGVRGEELNKLRKSASFDFRDKRNTSGALSTASAALDLDESDVSWVQSLVKDGPVPLGGRIDMGKQQNEHQTNGEGDFYCPEMFSAGTKQEKLMA
- the LOC135584990 gene encoding metal tolerance protein 1-like isoform X2, yielding MMDSQNSEAAQLIEVDMEVPPGVSGLGGNKICGGASCDFSDIRTSSKDAKERSASMRKLLMAVILCFIFMSVEVAGGIAANSLAILTDAAHLLSDVAAFAISLFSLWASGWEATPQQSYGFFRVEILGALVSIQLIWLLAGILVYEAIVRIIHDNGEVQGKLMFAVAAFGLLVNIIMAVMLGHEHGHGAHSHAHGGHSHSHKKADRDHSQHDDDHGHGHGITVTTHHHHHASEEKIKDEHVPLLRHSDHSLVENSGVRKQPRNINVHSAYLHVLGDSIQSIGVMVGGAIIWYKPEWKIIDLICTLIFSVVVLLTTIKMLRDILEVLMESTPREINATKLEKGLCEMDGVVAVHELHIWAITVGKVLLACHVTITRDSDADLVLDQVIGYIKREYNISHVTIQIERV
- the LOC135584990 gene encoding metal tolerance protein 1-like isoform X1, which gives rise to MPSLLWLCAVNIMDSQNSEAAQLIEVDMEVPPGVSGLGGNKICGGASCDFSDIRTSSKDAKERSASMRKLLMAVILCFIFMSVEVAGGIAANSLAILTDAAHLLSDVAAFAISLFSLWASGWEATPQQSYGFFRVEILGALVSIQLIWLLAGILVYEAIVRIIHDNGEVQGKLMFAVAAFGLLVNIIMAVMLGHEHGHGAHSHAHGGHSHSHKKADRDHSQHDDDHGHGHGITVTTHHHHHASEEKIKDEHVPLLRHSDHSLVENSGVRKQPRNINVHSAYLHVLGDSIQSIGVMVGGAIIWYKPEWKIIDLICTLIFSVVVLLTTIKMLRDILEVLMESTPREINATKLEKGLCEMDGVVAVHELHIWAITVGKVLLACHVTITRDSDADLVLDQVIGYIKREYNISHVTIQIERV
- the LOC135584990 gene encoding metal tolerance protein 1-like isoform X3, with product MDSQNSEAAQLIEVDMEVPPGVSGLGGNKICGGASCDFSDIRTSSKDAKERSASMRKLLMAVILCFIFMSVEVAGGIAANSLAILTDAAHLLSDVAAFAISLFSLWASGWEATPQQSYGFFRVEILGALVSIQLIWLLAGILVYEAIVRIIHDNGEVQGKLMFAVAAFGLLVNIIMAVMLGHEHGHGAHSHAHGGHSHSHKKADRDHSQHDDDHGHGHGITVTTHHHHHASEEKIKDEHVPLLRHSDHSLVENSGVRKQPRNINVHSAYLHVLGDSIQSIGVMVGGAIIWYKPEWKIIDLICTLIFSVVVLLTTIKMLRDILEVLMESTPREINATKLEKGLCEMDGVVAVHELHIWAITVGKVLLACHVTITRDSDADLVLDQVIGYIKREYNISHVTIQIERV